A window of the Chloroflexota bacterium genome harbors these coding sequences:
- the fabD gene encoding ACP S-malonyltransferase, with translation MGKVAFLFPGQGSAAIGMGEALAEVSPAARRVLDRLHELAPAVRQLIHEGPKDELIRTSNAQPAIFAVDCAALAALQERGIQPDVTAGHSLGEYAALVGAGVLSFDDGLPLVIQRGAVMEQAAASTPGTMMAILGSNPAAVNALIAEWARRGVIANANDNAPGQVVISGSVETLQAAAADFKALGARVMDLPVGGAFHSPLMATGQEAFAANLEGAPFTNGRVPVVSNFTASLAATADAVRAALRPQITGQVRWRESVDAMLAFGVDTFVEVGPGKVLSGLVSRCTKGQAVTILNVEDPASLEKTLAALGA, from the coding sequence GTGGGCAAGGTAGCGTTCCTGTTTCCAGGTCAGGGGTCAGCGGCAATCGGCATGGGTGAGGCGCTGGCTGAGGTCTCGCCGGCGGCGCGTCGGGTGCTCGACCGACTGCACGAGCTTGCGCCGGCGGTGCGTCAGCTGATCCACGAAGGGCCGAAGGACGAGCTGATCCGGACCTCGAACGCCCAGCCGGCGATCTTCGCGGTGGACTGCGCGGCGCTGGCCGCGCTGCAGGAGCGCGGCATCCAGCCGGATGTGACGGCCGGGCACAGTCTGGGCGAGTACGCGGCCCTGGTCGGGGCGGGCGTCCTGAGCTTTGACGATGGACTCCCGCTGGTGATCCAGCGTGGCGCGGTGATGGAGCAGGCGGCGGCCTCGACACCCGGCACCATGATGGCGATCCTCGGCTCGAACCCGGCGGCCGTCAACGCGCTCATCGCCGAGTGGGCGCGGCGCGGCGTCATCGCCAACGCCAACGATAACGCCCCGGGTCAGGTCGTGATCTCGGGATCGGTGGAGACCCTGCAGGCGGCGGCCGCTGACTTCAAAGCGCTGGGTGCGCGGGTCATGGACCTGCCAGTCGGCGGGGCGTTTCACTCGCCGTTGATGGCCACCGGGCAGGAAGCGTTTGCCGCAAACCTCGAGGGGGCGCCCTTCACGAACGGCCGGGTTCCGGTCGTCTCGAACTTCACCGCGTCGCTCGCCGCCACGGCAGACGCGGTCCGCGCCGCGCTGCGCCCGCAGATCACCGGACAGGTGCGCTGGCGCGAGTCGGTCGATGCGATGCTGGCGTTCGGCGTGGACACCTTCGTCGAGGTCGGGCCGGGCAAGGTGCTCTCCGGCCTGGTGTCCCGCTGTACGAAGGGGCAGGCGGTGACGATCCTGAACGTCGAAGACCCGGCCTCGCTGGAGAAGACGCTGGCGGCGCTCGGAGCCTGA
- a CDS encoding response regulator transcription factor, with amino-acid sequence MIAVVVAGRTPSVRAGLTAMLGESGRLRVLGSVRALDDPAAAPLLDEADVALVDSAEAEPLADSIEIVEAAGIGLVVLGSGSLVQQMLAARPRVGWGLLPRDADAEQIEMALQAVASGLTVMGRESAEQMRALPVAPTGGLAVETVDDLTAREREVLALVALGLTNKAIAQRLAVSDHTVKFHVAAVLAKLGAESRTEAVNLGLRRGLLSL; translated from the coding sequence GTGATCGCGGTGGTCGTGGCTGGCCGGACGCCGTCCGTCCGAGCCGGGCTGACGGCGATGCTCGGGGAGAGCGGCCGCCTGCGTGTGCTCGGGTCCGTGCGGGCGCTGGACGACCCGGCCGCCGCGCCGCTCCTCGACGAGGCCGACGTCGCGTTGGTAGACAGCGCTGAGGCCGAGCCGCTCGCCGATTCGATCGAGATCGTGGAGGCAGCCGGGATCGGGCTGGTCGTGCTCGGAAGTGGCAGCCTCGTCCAGCAGATGCTGGCAGCGCGGCCGCGGGTCGGCTGGGGCCTGCTGCCGCGCGACGCCGACGCCGAGCAGATCGAGATGGCGCTTCAGGCGGTCGCGTCGGGGCTCACGGTGATGGGCCGCGAGAGCGCCGAGCAGATGCGGGCTCTCCCGGTCGCCCCGACTGGCGGGCTGGCCGTCGAGACGGTCGACGACCTCACGGCGCGAGAGCGTGAGGTGCTGGCGCTCGTCGCCCTGGGCCTGACCAACAAGGCCATCGCCCAGCGACTCGCGGTCAGCGATCACACCGTCAAGTTTCACGTGGCGGCTGTCCTGGCCAAGCTCGGCGCGGAAAGCCGCACGGAGGCCGTCAACCTCGGGCTGCGCCGTGGCCTGCTCAGCCTGTAG
- a CDS encoding ABC transporter substrate-binding protein produces MLKALRWLLLSVMLVAGCGDVPSITIPTRSATSAAPQATPGQPAAPAQGAVAPSPSPPPSPSPSPSPTAVPPTRVKIGTSASLGGWIVDVAEKQGFLAGQRIVVERKETEPGSTMAAEDVEKRERDIGVVATDRLIQVGKNGQNLVMVAGLVNKAPFALIAAQDVADLAGLKGRPIGYFDEKSAAAAVLKRLLKARAISENDSRPIAFPDLGVVGAAVANGTVGASFVDPVRAGRLRSAGFKVLAEASDAVKDFQAEGLAVRPDWARQNEDTLTRLIRATIQAQRWIGDRSNKSAAIKLLADSLGTNEAEATIVYEQYVQMLDAIPREGDIDQAGVRSVVELLGEINAAGDPKPDPARLTDTSALQRAKQSLPR; encoded by the coding sequence GTGCTGAAGGCGCTGCGATGGCTGCTGTTGTCCGTGATGCTCGTCGCCGGGTGCGGCGATGTCCCCTCAATCACGATCCCGACGCGCTCGGCGACCTCGGCTGCCCCCCAGGCGACGCCCGGCCAGCCGGCCGCCCCGGCGCAGGGCGCAGTCGCCCCGTCACCGTCGCCGCCTCCATCACCTTCGCCGTCGCCCAGCCCGACAGCGGTGCCACCTACCCGCGTCAAGATCGGCACGTCGGCGTCGCTCGGCGGCTGGATCGTCGATGTGGCCGAGAAGCAGGGGTTCCTGGCCGGCCAGCGGATCGTCGTCGAGCGCAAAGAGACTGAGCCGGGATCGACAATGGCCGCCGAGGACGTCGAGAAGCGTGAGCGCGACATCGGCGTGGTGGCCACGGATCGGCTGATTCAGGTCGGAAAGAACGGCCAGAACCTCGTGATGGTCGCCGGCCTGGTGAACAAGGCGCCGTTCGCGCTGATCGCCGCGCAGGACGTGGCCGACCTGGCTGGCCTCAAGGGCAGGCCGATTGGCTACTTCGACGAGAAGAGCGCCGCCGCGGCCGTGCTCAAGCGGCTCCTCAAGGCTCGCGCGATCTCCGAGAACGATTCACGGCCGATCGCCTTCCCCGACCTGGGGGTCGTCGGCGCAGCGGTGGCGAACGGCACCGTTGGCGCGTCGTTTGTCGATCCAGTCCGGGCCGGCCGCCTGCGCAGCGCCGGCTTCAAGGTGCTGGCCGAGGCGAGCGACGCGGTCAAGGACTTCCAGGCTGAAGGGCTGGCCGTGCGGCCGGACTGGGCTCGACAGAACGAGGACACGCTGACGCGCCTGATCCGCGCCACGATCCAGGCCCAGCGCTGGATCGGCGACCGATCCAACAAGAGCGCGGCGATCAAGCTGCTGGCCGACTCGTTGGGGACCAACGAGGCCGAGGCGACCATCGTCTACGAGCAGTACGTCCAGATGCTCGACGCCATCCCGCGCGAGGGCGACATCGATCAGGCGGGCGTCCGGAGCGTCGTGGAGCTGCTGGGCGAGATCAACGCGGCCGGCGACCCGAAGCCTGACCCGGCCCGCCTGACCGACACGTCCGCGCTCCAGCGCGCGAAGCAGTCTTTGCCTCGGTAA